The Antechinus flavipes isolate AdamAnt ecotype Samford, QLD, Australia chromosome 4, AdamAnt_v2, whole genome shotgun sequence genomic interval ACACTAGAGGCAAATATGACAGTTTTAGCTTGATCTATTAAAACTTTACTGAGgtccccaattgataaaaagataaaagaaaaatacacaggTGCCAGGTATCAATACTATCTATAATTTAACTGATACAAAGCAATTGATAATAGAAGTGCAGCCCTAgagctgttttttttaaattaccaagtaatttaaatttctaaatatattaagTTGTACATCTCATACCCAATACCAAGATAAGGGTTCATGATTGAAACATAAAACACTACAAGCAAAGTCAgagatcaaaacatattttatctGTCAGTTCTtttgagaagggaggaatttatgaccaaaaaagagaagagaataatatgaaatataagatGAATAatcttgattacattaaaatgttttacacacaaaatgtttgtggcagccctgtttgtagtagctagaagctggaaaatgaattggagaatggttgaataaattgtggtatatgaacgttatggaatattattgttctgtaaggaatgaccagcaggatgaatacagagaggactggcgagacttacatgaactgatgctaagtgaaatgagcagaaccaggagatcgttatacacttcgacaatgatattgtatgaagatgtattctgatggaagtggatttctttgacaaagagacctgagtttcaattgataaatgatgaacagaagcagctacacccaaagaaagaacactgggaaatgaatataaactgcttgcatttttgtttttcttcccgagttatttataccttctgaatccaattctccttgtgcaacaagaaaatgttcggttctgcacacatatattgtatctaggatatactgtaacctattcaacatgtaaaggactgcttgccatctggggggacggagggaggggaaaaatcggaacagaagtgagtgcaagggataatgctgtaaaaaaattaccctggcatgggttctatcaataaaaagttatttaaaaaaaaataaaaattaaaaaaaaaaatgttttgcacaaacaaaaccaatgcagccaagataaGAGAAACAGaagctgagaaacaatttttatagccagtgttcctgattaaggcttcatttctaataCATATTAGAGAAATGgttcaaatatataatacaaatcatttcccaactTTTCACTAGTCAAAAgataaaaactaaatgaaattatgaaatgaatttcatatgaaattttaaatgaaaaaactaaagccATTTAGTTTTgcgaaaaagtgttctaaatcactattgattggagaaatgcaaactaagacaactttGAGTTACTAccttacatctctcagattagctaatatgataggaaaagatgataaatgttggaagggatatggaaaaactgggacactaatgcattactgGTAGATCTGTGACCACATTCAATAATTTGAGAGAACAATTGGAACTATGACCAGAAGACTACAaaactgcataccttttaatTCAGCAATGTTACCATTgcgtctgtatcccaaagagatgataaaataagggaaaggacccacatgtacaaaaatttgtagcagctctttttgtaatggaaaagaattggaaattgagtagatgcctatcaattgggaaatagctaaacaagttgttctatgtgaatgttgtggaatttcactattttataaaaaatgatgagcaggcagattttaaaaaaagcctggaaagacatgcATTGacgctgagggaagtgagcagaactaagaattgtatacagtaacagcaagattatgtaatggtCAACTATGGTAGATTTAGCTCTTCTATGCAGCGaactaagacaattccaatagacttgagatggaaaatgccatccacatccagagaaagaagtatgaatactgaatatagatcaaaacatagtattttcaggttttttttttgttttttccttttttgtgatttttttcttttggtctgatttttcttacacaatatgacaaatggaaatattatttaaatgactgtacatatatatcagattgcttgctgtcttggggaggaatgaaggagaaaaaaattggcacACAAAATCTTACAATGCTGAAAGGTACTTTTacacgtatttggaaaaataaaatattgatagctaaaaaaaaaaaaagaatgttaatctGTGTTCACATTTGATATACATAAATGGAGGAGAGTTTCCTAGATGGATCAAATCATTCAGCCctgaccaaaaacaaacaaaacaccctGCTCCACAATGAAAAGGCAAGAGAAGACAGAAACTGCCTCAAGCCAGCAAATGTTCTTTGCCAAGTAGACATGATAGCTGGGAAACtctacattaaaatataagcttattTATAAAACATCATGCAGGAAACAAGTTTTTGAGTAGTCACCTCATACTACAGAGGaaaacaatgaagaggaaaataaatgtgCAAAAACGAAGATGCAAGATCTTACTGAGATTACCTCATCATTTACAGTTGAAACTAAAGAGtatgaaagatggaaaaagattTAACAAATAAGCACTTTAGTGAATTGGCAGAAATAATAGTTGTACTACTCAGAGATCTctgagaatgagagaaaatgctgcaacatttttttctacaaaatgaCAATTCCATTTTCAAAAATTTGAGTTTGCCATTTTAATTTAAATGCCTGACAAAATTCTAAATCATACTAGTAAGGTGATGTTTGTTAGTTCATATCTTGTGCAAGATCCAACATGCTTCAACAAGAACAGGGCATGCCAGTGTAATCTTTTTCTGGATATTAGACTAGCAGATCAATGCAATAATACAGCTTACAAAATATCAATaaccatgttttaaaaaatgctctaaagcactaacatttaaagaaatgcaaattaaagcaattttgaggTTTCATCATACAACTATCACACCAAATTTCTATAGCAGAACATGTTTGATGTTCTCATTTCTCTTAATGTCGCATCATTGATGGCAAAGCATAACATTTTTTGATTGgggaaaagcatttgatttggaagaggaaagaaaaaagcttcaAAGATAAAATGTCTTACATATGTTAAAGATACCTCAATAGGTGCATCTACAGAGAATGTGGTTCTATAATCCCGAGTATCAACATAAAACAAAGACATAACAGAGGAAGACAGGCTTGCTAGAGAATTCAACAGTCAAAAAGAATGTCCTGTAGCCCAAATGGAAAGAATCTCCATAGAGGGCAATGTCTTTGGATACCATTTGCTGGTAATCAAATTCCAGAATCAACTCAATGAAATGTGGATATTGGATACCCCTCATTAAAAATTATGaccaaccaaaagaaaaaaagtttcataaCTCATATGGTTAAAATTAAATGGACAAGGATATCTGTTTAAATGATTATGTGAATTACACAGGAAATCTAGATTATTCCATTAATACAAATGTCTTAGATAAGTATTGTGAAAAATAGGGTAAAAAGGAAGAATGGGCTGGACTGAATTTAGGATGTTATGTAGTATTCTGAACACTTCAAAACTGTTCCTTtgccaaaattatcttttttccagTGTCACTATAAAGGTTATAAATCATAGGACACAgtctatgaaaaataaaactgtgtATGCACTGCTGTGCAATGGAAATATTCTGGTGAATACAAATAGTACTATTTGTATTGaatttgtatttcaatataatgtaCTATCAATTAAAATGCATATACAAGAGGTAGTGTGAAAAATCAGggtaataacaagaaaaataattgtaaggACCTGCTCTAAATGTTGCTGAACAGACACATTAATTATACTTAAGAGATCGTAACATCATGAATATAGGGATTTTCTTAAACTTCTTAAATAACAATACTGAAAGCTTATTTGGCTTTCCCAATAGtacttaaattttaattataaagtaATATAGATTGATGGACATTGCTGTGCTAATATTTACCCCAGTCGGAGATTTACAAGCCAGCTACTTATGGTTACATCTTTTCACAAGATTGCACAAAAGctaattagatttttattttattttgtttaacctCATGAATTCTTTGATTCATTAAAGACCTATCAACCTAATTCAAGACATGTATTTTGATCAGAAGTTGCTTTCTAGAAGCATGAAAAATTTTATgccttttaaatacatattaatgTAGCAATTGAAACAGACTAGCTTATGTAGTGTTTCATTTAAATTTGTAAAGCTGTATGTTAACTAAACTGCCTTGAACCAGAATTTCTCTATATTTAAATATCCTTATAAATAGTGATTATGATTTAGCAGAATAaacttttgcatttttattacaaATCTCAAGGAATGACACCTGGAGTCTTCAATGATTgctttcataataaaaatagaatacataAAGTAGACAGATGTTTTTACTTACTGTGTTGTTATGGATTTTGGGCAACAAAATGAGTTTTCATttactgatttaaaaattttaggcTAGGACTTTAcccatttttaaattcaattcctCCAATTCATAGCTTAAAATCCAGATTAGAAACCATGTTTCCTAAGTAATTAAAGAGAACATTTCTAGTTGAAAACATTCTATACATTCCTAGTTGGTAGTTTAAAGATCAAAgtttacaaaaaagaatgttaactATTTCAGTCATCCCTATTACATAATGATATTTGGTCACAGTTGGGTACTTCCTCAAAATCCTAATGTTTGTAAAATTTCTTATTCAAGTAGACAAAACCATTACAATTCAGTAATCTATTTATGAATTGACCACCTAAAAGACAATTTCAGGGGTAGAAAATGTTTACACTGGTGAGATTCCACACCATCTTTTATTTGTGGTTTAGAAcctaaaacaaaaaaaccttaagaCCACCATATCCAAATCACATGTATTTTAATTTGTGAAAGGATTCTCCTTTTCATCCCCATTCACAAGTGCAAATGTTATTAAGATATTGGAAGATTTTGGGAAAAAAGTACTCCTTGGAAGGCATTCATTAGCCATTTCATTACTAGTGTAATGACCATTCCAAgcatttaattctgttttaattgatgtatgatcttcattttatcaAGTATCTTTTCCAAATGATATAATTATGAACTCCAATAACATAACTAGGAATACTTTTTAGTATTCTCACAGTCATGGGCACCCTATTTTATGACAGCCAGTTGTTTACATGTTAAGATAAACAAATTATGTTACATGCCAATGCAATGATGAAACGTAGCAAATTATCCACAGAAATCTAGAAAACATCAAACTcaaatatatcattataatattgctgtatTTACTGACAGTCACACACATTTATAATTGTGCTAAAGAAACAATTTCCACAGTCATAGGTGGTGAGCTTTTAAAATGTCtaagtatataaaattttaagtattaATTGTGGCTACAGCTTTAGCCAAAAATGTGCCAGCTGAGTTTCCCTGTAGaattttattctgaaaataaattttcactGGAAGTTTATTCTGGAAAAGCATTTTTAGATACAAAAACCTTATAGAACTGAACTATTACAAATCAATCAGATGGATTCTAAAGATATGTACAATGTGTTAACTAATCTAAATAGAAACATCATATTGCACATTTACCTTTATTTTGATGCCTGATGTGACTAACCATATATAATTTCAAACTGTTGTGAAGTTATTCCATGAATTTTCAACTTTATAAATAGAACTAAATGCACTGTAAAACAGTCATTTTgataaacatgcatttattaactTTTAGATAAATGCATAATTGCCAAAAATTTATGAACCTATGCAGATGTACAAGAGCACACTATAcatatctatttctatcttttaagaAAACATTGACCTTGGCAAAAGTCTGGCATTATTCTTACTGttagagaaacattttaaaatttatactcTGTGTACAGTACCTtgtatgcttttcttttaaagaaaactaaaatgttTGAAGCATTTTTCTTCACAGAATAACTTAGTTACTGCCAATATAAGCATACTGTCATATAATATCTTGGAAGCAATTGGGCACTAAATTAGAATACCTCTATACTCTCTGTTCTATTCACCAGCCTACAACTGGTTTAATTGCTTGATCCATATCACTAATCACAATTCTTAGGAAACTGACAGTTTTGATGTTATGCCTTTGATGTGTGTCTTTATAACAGAGTTTTTCTCAatatatctgaggtcatattacacttcaaaaataaaaataaaagcaccacaaattgaattgaatctcatTTCTATAATTACCCATATTCAGAATATACTTCTAAAATAGAAATGGGTGGCTTCATAGTATATAGTTCCAGAGCTGAATATTTGTGTCAAACACGATCAGTTCATTGCAAATCATCCTACTGTGCATTGGCTTGATTGATTTAAgcaaatttcattttacagagtgaTCCATACTTTATACACAGAGAATATTTTACTTGAAAATCCAAAATAGGAGGAAAAGCTTAGAAAGCTATTAAATACTTCCATAGAGAAAAATATAGGTCTATATCTGGCCCTCTCTCACACCCTCAATGGTGGATTTTGACAAGTCCATGAATACAATTTACAAACTTTGACAAACTATATAGGTTAAAACCATTTGGGGGATTACCTTTAAAACCTATTATACAAAAATCCAGCTGCCTTTTTATAAAAGTACTTTCCTtagttaaaaatcataaaattaaggTGCAAGAAGTTAACAAAAATGAACTAAAGAGCTTTATTGACATCACAGTACATTCAATAGTAATTTTAAGAACATTACAGCTGAAAGAGAGAATGGTACGTTTTATATTCTTATTAAgcactattttgaaaaaaaaaaaaagtaatacaaagAAATCCTATTAAGTAACTTGGAGCAGCATTTGGAAAAAATACACctatttacagattaaaaaaaaaaaaaagattctgttttCACCTACACAGCCACAATGTGCCTCTATAATGAGACAAGCCCTTAAAACTCATGGAATTTTTTAACAACATCATGGCATTTGTGCCACATCATTCCTCAGCGCTTACGACGGGGAGGGGATGgtgatctgaaaaataaagggaaaagacaaaatttaaagatgaaattcaTTTTAGACTAAAGAATctgcaatttaaaataaataaataaaagtatataggTTTTCTAAAGTTACTTTAAGTCTATGATCATTTTATCAAGTACCAAACTGAgttcatttaaaaagagagagagaaaggacactTTCAACTTTGAACAAATTcagtcaaattaaaaataaattcagacaaaaaactttaaaaagtatactACCTTGATCGGGACTTAGACTTGTGTTTGCGGCTTGCCTTCTTACCAGACCTTTGAGATTTCTCCATGGATCGCGACCGACTATGTTTAGGCTTCTTAGCCTTCTTTTCTTTACTACTTCCCGGAGATTCAGAACTGCTCCTTGCACTAGAATCAGAGCCTGAATGTTTTTTACTATCTTTGGTAGAACTTTTCTTACTCTCCTGTCTAGAATCCtgtcttaaaattttaatagatatTGAATCACTTCGAGAGAATgttctttcactttctctttttctttttaacctgtCATCTTGGCTACTAGATTTactgtctttttcttcccttttttgcttctcttttcttctatcctgttctctctccctttctttttctttctttttcctatctttatCTAAGCTTCTACTCCTCTCTTTTTTTCGTTCTTGATCTTTACCATCACCTTTATGCTTATGACTGCTCCCACTAAGATTACCACGCTGGTCATCAGCTTTACGTCTCTCTCGACTTCTACTACGAGTAGCTCGATTGGCGCGCCTATCTCTTGAGCGACTTCTAGTTCTACGTCTCTCTCGGGAAGGAgacctatttcttcttctgtctctctctatactATTTCTGCTAGATCTCCTCCTATCTCTTAGTTTTTCCCTAGCTCGGTTACTCTCTCCTTTAACTCTACGAGAGTAACTTCTACTCCTGCTGCGCCTAGGTTTATGTAGTGGAGACCTGCTATGACtatgtctcttcttccttttagGAGAAGATGAACGTGAAGAACTGCGGCTGCTACCTGAGCTAGAACTGTATGATGAACTAGATacactgctgctgctactgctgcttctGCTATTGCTGCTTGTACTACCACTACTAGAACTTCCTGACTGACTCCTTcctaatctctctttttctttatgatctttttttggtTCTATATTTGGTGTAGTTTCATTTGGcgtccttttcttttcattaaccATATCACCATCTGCTTCTCTTGCTTCTAGTAGTGATAAACTGCTATTTTGCTCTTTGTGGatgaattcattcatttcttttgtaaccctttcattttgttgcttttcttctggaaaagaaaaacagcagTCTTGCTAAGAATAATTAACTAGACAGAAAATGATTTGATGTCACaaaaagtaaatttcatttatttaaaataccattttataTAGTTGTAAAAGGATAAAACATATATCTCTATGGCCATTTTCGGCAAAAATATCTATtctccctatatatatatataaaatcaatgtaTTCACTagcatattagaaataaaaagccatGTAGCCATGTAATAAAGACATTAGTTACAGAAATTAAGATCAAACTACACTTCCTATAaagttttttcagatttttctacattttatattCTCCCACAACAGACGTTTACTAAAAATCTCTTTAACACAGCAAAACTCTTTGTAAAATCAAGCTTTCACTTTTAAAACTGTAGCAAAAATgatattctctatttctctaacAAGACACACCAACAATTTAGCATTTAAAAGCTCTTTCAGTGGTCAATGATCTTGTCAAAATATGTttggcatccttgtttcaaaaATTTATATTGTGACtgatgaacaaaaatgaaaaaaaaaagcatagacaCCGAAATTAAAGTACCCAAGAGATCCGTTGCAATCCTTAAGACTCATCAGAGCTCTATCAACCTCACTTGATACCTGTATTTCACAGGCTCAACTTGTATACTTTGGCAGCTATGATCCAATACCAAAGTGAAACCAATGAAAGGACTTTACAATAAACAGatttaattaagaaattaataatcatataactaaaattatttaatagaaatttaaCATTAAATTCCCAAATAAAAAGTTGCAAAGTATCAACTACACTTAAATGCCAGCtgaacataaaaaatatttagttaACAAAAGCCAAAAGGCATTTTATTCCCAAAAAGTTTATTATCTAACAGAaagagaatgtttaaaaaaattttaatgggagGGACAgtaaggaagaaatggaataacACATCCAAAATTATAAGTGTTTTATTTCACCTCAACTTTGTGGAATTTTAAATCTTGCAATGTAACTGAAACAGTTTTTAAGTAAATTGTGTACTAgcataatgttttttaaatgcctaatttcaaatttatccttttgatttttaaaataatttatcaaaactGTTTCATatctaaataaagtaaaaaatacataCCTTCCACTTGTTTATCATGCAACAGCTgctgctctctctcttttctccaaaatGCTTCCTGTTTTTGCCTAATTCGGTGTCGTAATTCCTCATCATCAGTATCAGATGACTCAGAGCCTCTGTCACTCCTCTCATCTTCACTGTCTCCTGATCCATAACCACCCAGTCCACCTGCGTGCATAAAGCCCAGTCTATCAcaaggaaaaattatatcttaCTTTAACAAATCTGAGGGGCCAAAAGGAAAGTTTATTCCTTTTTCACTACTTCTTCTTGGAAGAAACTGCTTATTCAGGATGGGGAAGAGCAGACATGTCACTGTCATACTCTGAGTCAAATAGCTATTCAGTATTTTATCTTACCTATTCTCCTGGAACATTTCATCTATTTCTCAATAACCAGGCACGGTCATAATGGTAGAAACAGTTCTTTGAAATCATGAAGTCTTTGATAGGGCAATAATTTTGCATTACCAAAGCTTAAGTCAACTCATATACCAATGAGAAGACTAGGATACTAAGCCTAAAAGTTTTTATGggatagttctttttttgttcaagGATACAACAAAATCCCAGATTTCAAgctaggctttttaaaaatttagatgctactaGACTTCCTCAGTAGTACTGTGCTAAAACTACTCCCCACCCTAAAGTAATCCAAATAATCATCATTATGACAAAGATATTTGGTTTTGCCCATTTCTCTCAATCTTTATAATGATCAATTTAAAGTGAGTATATTTGAAATAGCAAATTTACGGCCACAGTCACATATCATGCAAATAGCACATTATTAACATACCACTAGTTAAGATTATGATGGCAAGATGGGTGCTTTTTTTCTACCATATGAGAAATTGATTTTGTGCACTCTAAATATGACAGTACTCAATAGAAGAAAATCAGTAGTGCTTATGTATGCATTAGTTTTGAACGtgactatatatgcatatatatacacacaaataagatatatatatatatatatatatatgtatattatgatGCCTTAATTACAACTTAAAATTAAACTAAGTCAACTTAGGAGCAATTAATACAAGGAACTCTTCTCTATTACAATTTGCTCCTATTTATGATATCCAattgttaatattcttttaaaagtgtGAATTTATgctctaaaaattaaaaacagcagccaaaagaaaaataaacaaacgtTTTAGGTTATTATAAATCCTAAAACCTACTTTTTATAACAATTTCAAAATAGAATATGTAGAAAGGCAAGATAAGTGTGATTTCCCCATTAAGCCCCCTCTCAAAAATTTAGAAATACTTACCAAGTCCAGTGAGGGAAGCCAGTGCACTGGACTGTGCCAGCTGTTTTGCAGGAGCTTTGTATCACATCAACAACAGGAACAACATGTTAACACAAATAGCCACGATTTCATAGTCATGAGATTCTATGGTATTGTTAAatctactactattgctgctttttggggagagaagaaacattaaaaacataacattcatttaaaactaGTTTGAGTAGGTCTGGctttgaaactttaaaatttaaatgtgaaCTACATTGAGTTATACAAAAGGGAAGGGTCTCAATGATAAATATTCATAGCTCTTTTTCGATGTTTTGTCCtttaaatttttccaaatttaaatttaaaaatgctcaAAAATACGAGGGAGATTAACTGTTATATGgctataataatttataaacagTGAAAACAAAGCACTGATGTACAATTCATCTCA includes:
- the PNISR gene encoding arginine/serine-rich protein PNISR isoform X1; its protein translation is MWDQGGQPWQQWPLNQQQWMQSFQHQQDPSQIDWAALAQAWIAQREASGQQSVVEQPPGIMPNGQDMSGIESGPNNHGNFQGDTNFNRMWQPEWGMHHQPPHPPPDQPWMPPTPGPMDIVPPSEDSNSQDSGEFAPDNRHIFNQNNHNFGGPPDNFAVGPVNQFDYQHGAAFGPPQGGFHPPYWQPGPPGPPAPPQSRRERPSFRDRQRSPIALPVKQEPPQIDAVKRRTLPAWIREGLEKMEREKQKKLEKERMEQQRSQLSKKEKKSTEEAEGGDGPRLPQRSKFDSDEDDDDVENVEAASSGKITRSPSPVPQEEQSEPEMTEEEKEYQMMLLTKMLLTEILLDVTDEEIYYVAKDAHRKATKAPAKQLAQSSALASLTGLGGLGGYGSGDSEDERSDRGSESSDTDDEELRHRIRQKQEAFWRKEREQQLLHDKQVEEEKQQNERVTKEMNEFIHKEQNSSLSLLEAREADGDMVNEKKRTPNETTPNIEPKKDHKEKERLGRSQSGSSSSGSTSSNSRSSSSSSSVSSSSYSSSSGSSRSSSRSSSPKRKKRHSHSRSPLHKPRRSRSRSYSRRVKGESNRAREKLRDRRRSSRNSIERDRRRNRSPSRERRRTRSRSRDRRANRATRSRSRERRKADDQRGNLSGSSHKHKGDGKDQERKKERSRSLDKDRKKKEKEREREQDRRKEKQKREEKDSKSSSQDDRLKRKRESERTFSRSDSISIKILRQDSRQESKKSSTKDSKKHSGSDSSARSSSESPGSSKEKKAKKPKHSRSRSMEKSQRSGKKASRKHKSKSRSRSPSPPRRKR